A single window of Pontiella agarivorans DNA harbors:
- a CDS encoding DUF6794 domain-containing protein produces the protein MLYNFLIFFPPALMFIIAGFLLVHVLCSSCRSSIVMLQRSLLIILLFTLPEGVFRNFVPNYPLFSPAQHYYPIPGHGINLVEHVAYRSGLSAHVVLILLFTLVFSGILFACLSSVVAIRAVKYSGTEQKCRTRWITISKFVIVALPCIFYFSNNCLKPQDYQQVITLRTGASESLTVDNINQAVDELDRIVSSKAKQEIRACPNGFLLTYHKWLALWIYENWLDDDSVLRQKFREDGTWRTEDMACAVLKAFHSELNNEAEGERCGTSH, from the coding sequence GTGCTGTATAATTTTCTCATATTTTTCCCTCCGGCCCTAATGTTCATTATTGCAGGATTTCTGTTGGTTCATGTTTTATGTTCATCCTGCCGAAGCTCTATTGTCATGTTGCAGAGGAGTCTGCTGATCATTCTGTTATTTACTCTGCCGGAAGGGGTTTTTAGAAACTTCGTTCCAAACTATCCGTTATTTAGCCCTGCGCAGCATTATTACCCGATTCCAGGCCATGGAATTAATCTAGTGGAGCATGTTGCCTACCGATCAGGGCTGAGCGCACATGTAGTGTTGATTCTTTTGTTTACACTGGTTTTCTCTGGAATTCTGTTCGCCTGCCTTTCATCAGTGGTTGCAATTAGAGCAGTAAAATATTCCGGCACAGAACAGAAATGCCGTACTCGATGGATTACAATCAGTAAGTTCGTCATCGTGGCGCTACCATGCATTTTCTATTTCAGTAACAACTGTTTAAAGCCTCAGGACTACCAGCAGGTGATAACTCTGAGAACCGGTGCCTCTGAGTCCCTTACGGTAGATAATATAAATCAAGCTGTGGATGAATTGGACCGTATAGTTAGCAGCAAGGCTAAACAGGAAATCCGGGCATGTCCTAATGGATTTTTGTTAACTTATCATAAATGGCTGGCGTTATGGATTTATGAAAACTGGCTGGATGATGATTCCGTGTTACGCCAAAAGTTTCGGGAAGATGGAACGTGGAGAACTGAAGATATGGCATGTGCCGTGTTGAAGGCTTTTCATTCCGAACTGAATAATGAGGCAGAGGGGGAAAGGTGTGGCACAAGTCATTGA